A part of Vigna radiata var. radiata cultivar VC1973A chromosome 11, Vradiata_ver6, whole genome shotgun sequence genomic DNA contains:
- the LOC106777518 gene encoding uncharacterized protein LOC106777518 isoform X3, with amino-acid sequence MDYDDNDFQNQNLHLAGEGSAKFPPVLRPYALPKFDFDESLQANLRFDSLVETEVFLGIESNEDNQWIDAFSRGGSGIEFSSTAAESCPISRHGNVWSEATSSESVEMLLKSVGQEDYIPRQIVIQESDACDELACLAKQMDTNSKFEDKNEFTDSISDVHPSSGTHASFSELKEDVGMDKPQDGFSQDREGELSFDGPSSNPELSDISRSYDLPLSEGSLSPYINDKNKNSSQREVEIVNDDSSPIKTQGDSSAVHTNFAESSMSNMHDEKQGPIQEHTNNQDLESSVMDEAVLVDTQTQERDAVGTDVHHLDKSLHSIPAVVTLEGGDLVDGLQSGLVSLENSSRMESVAVSDLQKAEKSSEGGDQSQNNASEDLMLLKDVVMADQSVPNTHDLPEISIKDDSISMGQVIEVGNSNSENLPNMQQNMDVTKVIYGGSSVTKEVELLNTNVNTVILSSKVEASMVTAEENNISNTSEGNDDNSVGFTNSSVTDLSTKSSILGESTQLCANNDPQRQNEYGKSEQVISVNDQDQLLNTANHVDTNILSSKLETSVFTEEENNISIISEGISDNRVGGFSSSGVLTVSTKSSILGDSTQMCVSNQSDRQNDSDESKRVPTDSSQMDCDVDQSHLVDKGVVSSCLSESSLETALMTSSISTHSIPVNKSVSQAVLQNSSLTLHEADIPPFSQVVSSHEGTSHNDFQGITPVGYSSAKGNEESAGKEAEEAGPATIIGSSERETGPCPVVTEDEKTQSSDISSQLLSENLGTISAVKIGEPQGTKNDKVIQESAKEISIPQVICASLDNKSEGVALSSIKDDKETVQENPDKPSSEKLDDIAPKNQDSTSSASVPNSCIDLPETGGGSFPANNSCDPSSTLGSPSQTENDKNQIKASAKPNTQVSEMINGSSKDTLSTAQDLKENKTKDERSSTPEVNSVADLSKKDVADVNAEGADKMQSIPVTETVKKSSAVEGFPTSGIGPSKTKAVRKASHGNQQISDVGIVHSASKATPERKTRRVSNKSAGKESSRRGSHAKDTTVARQSERGDKPTKVTLSPSPGFQMMQSNEVQQYGHIEPNSTKSFALVNTSTSSLPDLNTSASPILFHQPFTDVQQVQLRAQIFVYGALIQGTVPDEAYMISAFGGSDGGRSLWENAWRACMERQHGQKSHPANPETPVQPRSVARSSDLLPKQSAIQGKSISSPLGRTNSKATPPIVNPLIPLSSPLWSLSTLGVGGDSLQSSALARGSVVDYPQAITSLHPYQTTPVRNFLGPNTPWISQTPLRGTWIASPTPVPDNSTHISASPVSDTIKLGPIKVSQPPSSSIKNVTSGLPTSGAGFQSIFAGAASLIDANNMAVSPAQHSSDPKPKKRKKVVVSEDFGQRDLQSLAPAVGSHTSTSFAVVAPGGNVPITTVEKSVVSVSPLVDQSKNDQNVEKRIMSDESLMKVKEAKDHAEEAAALAAAAVNHSIELWNQLDKHKNSGLMPDIEAKLASAAVAAAAAAAIAKAAAAAANVASNAALQAKLMADEALLSSGYDNSSQSNQISLSDGTNNLGKATSASILNGANGTSSPGSIIIAAKEAVKRRVDAASAATKRAENMDAIVKAAELAAEAVSQAGKIVSMGDPLTLSQLVEAGPEGCLKSARDSSQQFGNFKDSMANIDNVIDIPETYAQNRDILSGSRISSSIKVNEKKSRGSKGRKVISDLIKPVDKVHVTTPETEAPFNVSDGFEVLDRSSIKEGLLIEVFKDDEGFKAAWFPANILSLKDGKAYVCYNSLVAAEGAGPLKEWVSLECDGDKPPRIRTARPVTALQYEGTRKRRRAAMGDYAWSVGDRVDAWLQESWWEGVVTEKNKKDETSYTVHFPAFGETLVVRAWHLRPSLVWKDGKWIEPSKVGANNSSTNEGDTPQEKRPKLGTHAVELKGKDKMPKGVDVVESAKPDEITLLNLTENDKVFNIGKNSKNQNKLDAHRTVRSGLQKESKVIFGVPKPGKKRKFMEVSKHYVAHESSKANDISDSVKLANFLMPPSSGSRGWKNGSKEKHGADSKAKTSTTERIKDYSSHLKNASQSESKVERAPHSTTDGTTQVPILYSSLVDVLPPKRASSSRASKGKLAPARDKMGKGDTDKALNDNSIKSASDVVEPRRSNRRIQPTSRLLEGLQSSLIISKIPSVSHNRNTKAG; translated from the exons ATGGATTATGATGACAATGATTTTCAAAACCAGAATCTCCATTTAGCTGGTGAAGGTAGTGCCAAGTTTCCTCCAGTATTAAGGCCATATGCTCTTCCcaagtttgattttgatgaaagcCTTCAAGCAAATTTAAGATTTGATAGTTTAGTAGAAACTGAAGTTTTCCTTGGCATTGAAAGCAACGAAGATAACCAGTGGATTGACGCATTCTCTCGAGGTGGTAGTGGAATAGAGTTCAGTTCAACTGCAGCTGAATCTTGTCCTATATCAAGGCATGGCAATGTTTGGTCAGAGGCCACTTCCTCAGAATCTGTTGAAATGCTTTTAAAATCTGTTGGACAGGAAGATTATATTCCTAGACAAATAGTTATTCAGGAATCAGATGCCTGTGATGAACTGGCTTGCTTAGCTAAGCAAATGGACACCAATTCTAAATTTGAGGACAAAAATGAATTTACAGACAGTATTTCAGATGTACATCCATCTAGTGGTACTCATGCAAGTTTTTCTGAATTGAAAGAAGATGTAGGAATGGATAAGCCTCAGGATGGATTCTCCCAAGACCGTGAAGGGGAATTATCCTTTGATGGACCTTCAAGTAATCCTGAACTAAGTGATATCAGTAGAAGTTATGACTTGCCTCTGTCTGAAGGGAGTTTGTCTCCCTatattaatgacaaaaataagaatTCAAGTCAAAGAGAAGTTGAGATCGTTAATGATGATTCATCTCCTATTAAAACTCAAGGTGATTCATCTGCCGTGCACACTAATTTTGCTGAATCTTCTATGAGTAATATGCATGATGAGAAGCAAGGTCCTATTCAAGAACATACTAATAATCAAGATTTGGAATCTTCTGTGATGGATGAAGCTGTTTTGGTAGACACACAGACTCAGGAAAGAGATGCTGTTGGGACTGATGTGCACCACCTGGATAAATCCCTTCATTCAATCCCTGCAGTAGTGACTTTGGAAGGTGGGGATCTAGTTGATGGTCTTCAGAGTGGGTTAGTTAGTTTAGAGAATTCCAGTAGAATGGAATCTGTTGCGGTTTCTGACTTGCAGAAAGCTGAAAAAAGCAGTGAAGGTGGTGATCAGTCTCAGAACAATGCAAGTGAAGACTTAATGTTGCTTAAAGATGTGGTAATGGCTGATCAGTCTGTACCAAATACACATGATTTGCCAGAAATATCAATCAAAGACGATTCAATCTCTATGGGGCAAGTGATTGAGGTTGGTAATTCCAATTCTGAAAATCTTCCCAATATGCAGCAAAATATGGATGTCACTAAAGTGATATATGGTGGTAGCAGTGTTACTAAGGAAGTTGAGCTGTTGAACACTAATGTGAACACAGTGATTTTATCAAGCAAGGTTGAGGCATCTATGGTCACTGCAGAGGAAAATAACATTTCCAATACTAGTGAAGGAAATGATGACAACAGTGTAGGTTTTACAAATAGCAGTGTGACTGACCTTTCAACAAAATCTTCCATTTTGGGTGAGTCTACTCAACTATGTGCAAACAATGATCCTCAGAGACAAAATGAATATGGAAAATCCGAGCAAGTTATCTCTGTCAATGATCAGGATCAGCTGCTGAACACTGCTAATCATGTGGATACAAATATTTTGTCAAGCAAATTGGAGACATCTGTCTTTACAGAAGAGGAAAATAACATTTCTATTATCAGTGAAGGAATTAGTGACAATAGGGTAGGAGGTTTTTCAAGCAGTGGTGTGTTGACTGTTTCAACAAAATCTTCCATTTTGGGTGATTCTACTCAAATGTGTGTGAGCAATCAATCTGACAGACAGAACGACAGTGATGAAAGTAAAAGAGTTCCTACTGATTCTAGCCAAATGGATTGTGATGTTGATCAATCCCATCTTGTGGATAAGGGAGTGGTTTCATCATGTCTTAGTGAAAGTAGCTTGGAAACTGCATTGATGACTTCCTCAATATCAACCCATTCTATACCTGTCAACAAATCAG TTTCACAAGCTGTTTTGCAAAATAGTAGTTTGACATTACATGAAGCAGACATTCCACCTTTTAGCCAAGTTGTTTCCAGTCATGAAGGTACTAGTCACAACGATTTTCAAGGGATAACTCCTGTTGGATATTCTTCTGCCAAGGGAAATGAAGAATCTGCAGGAAAAGAAGCTGAGGAAGCAGGCCCAGCTACCATTATTGGATCTTCTGAAAGGGAAACTGGTCCTTGTCCTGTTGTCACAGAAGATGAAAAAACCCAGTCTTCTGATATTTCTAGTCAACTGTTATCAGAGAATTTAGGAACTATTAGTGCTGTAAAGATTGGTGAACCTcaaggaacaaaaaatgataaagttaTTCAAGAATCTGCAAAAGAGATTAGTATTCCTCAAGTTATATGTGCGTCTTTGGACAACAAGAGTGAAGGTGTTGCACTGTCTTCGATTAAGGATGACAAGGAGACTGTGCAGGAGAATCCTGACAAGCCTTCCTCAGAAAAATTAG ATGACATTGCACCTAAAAACCAAGATTCTACATCTTCTGCATCTGTACCGAACTCTTGCATTGATTTACCTGAGACTGGAGGTGGAAGCTTTCCTGCAAACAATAGTTGTGATCCTTCCAGCACACTTGGAAGCCCTTCTCAGactgaaaatgataaaaatcaaatcaaggCTTCTGCTAAACCGAACACCCAAGTTTCTGAGATGATAAATGGTAGTTCAAAAGATACATTGTCTACTGCTCAAGATTTAAAGGAGAATAAAACTAAAGATGAAAGAAGCTCAACTCCTGAGGTAAATTCAGTGGCTGATTTGTCCAAAAAGGATGTTGCAGATGTGAATGCAGAAGGTGCTGACAAGATGCAATCAATTCCTGTTACTGAAACAGTAAAAAAATCATCA GCTGTGGAGGGATTTCCTACTTCTGGGATAGGTCCTTCAAAAACCAAAGCTGTTAGAAAAGCATCTCATGGAAATCAACAAATATCAGATGTAGGGATTGTACACAGTGCTTCTAAAGCTACACCTGAGCGCAAAACTAGGCGAGTATCTAATAAGAGTGCTGGAAAAGAATCTTCTAGAAGAGGAAGTCATGCGAAGGACACTACTGTGGCTAGACAGTCAGAAAGAGGTGATAAACCAACCAAAGTTACCCTGAGCCCATCTCCTGGTTTCCAGATGATGCAGTCAAATGAGGTGCAGCAGTATGGGCACATTGAGCCAAATAGTACAAAGTCATTTGCTCTTGTAAATACTTCAACATCTAGCCTTCCGGATTTGAACACTTCTGCTTCTCCTATTTTATTTCATCAGCCTTTCACAGATGTGCAGCAAGTACAATTACGTGCACAGATCTTTGTCTATGGAGCTTTGAT TCAAGGCACAGTACCAGATGAGGCTTACATGATATCAGCCTTTGGGGGATCAG ATGGTGGTAGGAGCCTTTGGGAGAATGCTTGGCGTGCCTGCATGGAAAGGCAACATGGTCAAAAATCTCATCCTGCTAACCCAGAAACACCTGTGCAACCAAGATCTG TTGCTAGAAGCTCTGATTTGCTGCCTAAGCAAAGTGCTATTCAAGGGAAAAGTATCTCCTCACCACTTGGTCGAACCAACAGCAAGGCTACTCCACCAATTGTAAACCCCTTAATACCTCTTTCATCCCCCCTTTGGAGTCTATCAACTCTGGGTGTAGGTGGTGATTCTCTGCAGTCTAGTGCCCTTGCAAGAGGTTCTGTTGTGGATTATCCACAGGCAATTACTTCATTGCATCCTTATCAAACTACTCCTGTAAGGAACTTTCTTGGACCCAACACACCTTGGATATCCCAGACACCCCTCCGAGGAACATGGATTGCTTCTCCAACTCCTGTACCTGATAATAGCACCCATATTTCTGCATCACCTGTCTCGGATACAATTAAGCTAGGCCCAATCAAAGTATCTCAGCCTCCTTCCTCTAGCATAAAGAATGTTACTTCTGGTCTCCCTACTTCTGGTGCAGGTTTTCAGAGTATCTTTGCAGGAGCTGCCTCTTTGATTGATGCAAACAATATGGCAGTATCACCTGCTCAACATTCTTCAGATCCAAAgcccaagaaaagaaaaaaagttgtggTATCTGAGGATTTTGGCCAGAGGGATTTGCAATCACTGGCTCCTGCTGTTGGTAGCCATACATCTACTTCTTTTGCAGTTGTGGCCCCAGGTGGGAATGTGCCAATAACTACTGTTGAAAAATCAGTTGTGTCTGTATCTCCTCTTGTTGATCAATCAAAAAATGATCAAAatgttgagaaaagaattaTGTCAGATGAGTCTCTTATGAAAGTTAAGGAGGCAAAAGATCATGCCGAGGAGGCTGCTGCCCTGGCTGCTGCTGCAGTGAATCATAGCATAGAGTTATGGAATCAGTTGGATAAGCATAAAAATTCTGGCTTGATGCCAGATATTGAAGCTAAATTAGCTTCTGCGGCAGTTGCAGCTGCAGCAGCAGCTGCCATTGCAAAGGCAGCAGCTGCAGCTGCCAATGTTGCATCAAATGCTGCTCTTCAAGCAAAATTAATGGCTGATGAAGCATTACTTTCATCTGGTTATGATAATTCAAGCCAAAGTAATCAAATTTCTCTTTCTGACGGTACCAATAACTTGGGTAAAGCTACCTCTGCTTCCATCTTGAATGGTGCTAATGGAACTAGCAGTCCTGGTTCTATCATTATTGCTGCCAAGGAAGCTGTTAAAAGGAGAGTGGATGCTGCTTCAGCTGCCACTAAAAGAGCTGAAAATATGGATGCCATTGTTAAGGCTGCTGAACTGGCAGCGGAAGCTGTATCTCAAGCAGGAAAGATTGTAAGTATGGGTGATCCTTTGACATTAAGCCAGTTAGTAGAAGCTGGCCCGGAGGGATGTTTGAAATCAGCCCGGGACTCTTCTCAGCAATTTGGAAATTTCAAAGACAGTATGGCGAACATTGACAATGTGATAGATATTCCTGAAACTTATGCACAAAACAGAGACATTTTATCTGGTAGTAGAATTTCGTCTTCCATTAAGGTCAATGAAAAGAAATCAAGAGGATCGAAGGGGCGCAAGGTTATTTCTGATTTAATCAAGCCTGTTGATAAGGTTCATGTAACTACACCTGAAACTGAGGCTCCTTTTAATGTTAGTGATGGATTTGAGGTTCTGGATAGAAGTAGCATCAAGGAAGGCTTACTCATAGAG GTTTTTAAGGATGATGAAGGGTTTAAAGCCGCATGGTTTCCAGCCAATATTTTGAGTTTGAAGGATGGTAAAGCATATGTATGCTACAATTCACTTGTAGCTGCTGAAG GTGCCGGACCCTTGAAAGAATGGGTATCACTTGAATGTGATGGAGACAAACCCCCCAGAATACGCACTGCTCGCCCTGTTACTGCTTTACAATATGAAGGAACGAGAAAGAGACGCAGAGCTGCTATGGGAGATTATGCTTGGTCAGTTGGGGATAGAGTTGATGCATGGTTACAAGAAAG CTGGTGGGAAGGAGTAGTCACagagaagaataaaaaggaTGAAACATCATATACTGTTCACTTTCCTG CTTTTGGAGAAACACTGGTTGTCAGAGCTTGGCATCTCCGTCCATCCCTTGTTTGGAAGGATGGTAAATGGATTGAACCTTCCAAAGTGGGAGCAAATAATAGTTCTACAAATGAG GGTGATACACCGCAAGAAAAACGACCTAAACTGGGTACTCATGCGGTAGAGCTAAAAGGGAAAGACAAAATGCCGAAAGGCGTTGATGTTGTGGAGTCCGCAAAACCTGATGAGATAACATTACTTAATTTGACTGAAAATGATAAAGTTTTTAACATTGGTAAGAACAGCAAGAATCAAAATAAACTGGATGCACACAGAACGGTAAGGAGCGGTCTTCaaaaagaatcaaaagtaaTTTTTGGTGTTCCTAAACCcgggaagaagagaaaatttatGGAAGTAAGCAAGCATTACGTGGCACATGAAAGCAGCAAGGCCAATGATATAAGTGATTCGGTTAAACTGGCAAATTTCTTGATGCCTCCTAGTTCAGGGTCCAGAGGTTGGAAAAATGGTTCCAAAGAGAAACATGGAGCCGATTCAAAGGCCAAGACAA GTACGACGGAAAGGATAAAGGATTATTCAAGTCACTTAAAGAATGCTTCCCAGAGCGAAAGTAAGGTGGAGAGAGCACCCCACTCCACGACTGATGGAACAACTCAAGTACCAATTTTGTATTCATCACTGGTTGATGTCCTTCCACCTAAAAGGGCATCCTCATCAAGGGCAAGCAAAGGAAAACTTGCGCCTGCCCGGGATAAGATGGGTAAAGGTGACACCGATAAGGCTTTAAATGACAATTCCATCAAATCAGCATCTGATGTCGTTGAGCCCCGCAGATCCAATCGCAGGATCCAGCCAACATCAAGA CTATTAGAAGGATTGCAAAGCTCTTTGATCATTTCTAAGATTCCTTCGGTTTCACATAATCGTAATACTAAAG CAGGTTAA